From the Garra rufa chromosome 17, GarRuf1.0, whole genome shotgun sequence genome, one window contains:
- the fam221a gene encoding protein FAM221A, producing the protein MDKIHIDKQATSAVEAYLEYRRIVGEDDGGRLFSEEEYRKYKETVVPKRMQNRLYVSFGVPGQIDCKLIGPEMPCFCTHRYKQHFTDFEELPKERPILLPCRVKGCQCVSYEYVHVNGSNPVRCQCKHTTTEHSEAIGHQCKKCTQCIGYRSPFTCGCGQPGYDHVTLVETREERMARGRPVGRAVPYAAMGGLTGFSSLVDGYLRLDPSGKGNSCEQQHTQ; encoded by the exons ATGGACAAGATACACATCGACAAACAAGCAACCAGTGCAGTGGAGGCCTATTTAGAATACAGAAG GATTGTGGGGGAAGATGATGGAGGGAGGCTTTTTTCAGAGGAAGAGTACAGGAAATACAAAGAGACAGTGGTGCCAAAACGAATGCAGAATCGTCTTTATGTCAGTTTTGGCGTCCCGGGACAGATAGACTGCAAACTCATTGGACCAGAGATGCCTTGCTTCTGTACACACAG GTATAAACAACACTTCACAGACTTTGAGGAGTTGCCAAAGGAAAGGCCTATACTCTTGCCTTGTAGGGTGAAAGGTTGTCAGTGTGTATCTTATGAATACGTCCATGTAAATGGTTCTAATCCAGTACGCTGTCAATGCAAACACACAACCACTGAGCACAGTGAAGCTATAGGACACCAGTGCAAAAAAT GCACTCAATGCATCGGCTATCGAAGTCCATTCACCTGTGGATGTGGTCAGCCTGGATATGACCATGTGACGCTGGTTGAAACCAGGGAGGAGCGCATGGCACGTGGGCGTCCGGTGGGCAGAGCTGTTCCTTATGCGGCTATGGGAGGCCTGACTGGGTTCAGCTCACTGGTGGACGGCTACCTGAGACTGGATCCAAGTGGCAAAGGCAATTCATGTGAACAACAGCATACTCAATAG
- the ccdc126 gene encoding coiled-coil domain-containing protein 126 produces the protein MLGCLLRRSMSHRLSVFLVVFGLAWCLLLLHYTVSQPRRESSAELRQQILELSHRYVKVLSEENQNPSGPQGTSMAGYADLKRTIAVLLDDILNRLVKLEGKVEAAVNASIQNISHPAAGAGTLLAARVTISRSAKQNMSAHRSDKRSNPLHFLPQSPDRSHKPNSLK, from the exons ATGCTGGGCTGTCTGCTGCGTAGGAGCATGTCTCACAGACTGAGTGTGTTTCTGGTGGTCTTCGGCCTGGCCTGGTGTCTGCTTCTGCTTCACTACACCGTATCGCAACCACGGCGCGAAAGCAGCGCAGAGCTCCGCCAACAAATCCTTGAGCTCAGCCATCGCTATGTCAAAGTCCTGAGCGAGGAGAACCAGAACCCTTCAGGGCCACAAGGCACCTCCATGGCAGGATATG CTGACTTGAAGAGGACAATTGCTGTGCTGTTAGATGATATTCTCAACCGTTTGGTGAAGTTGGAGGGGAAAGTGGAGGCTGCTGTGAACGCCTCCATACAGAACATCTCCCATCCTGCTGCTGGTGCTGGCACTCTCCTTGCTGCCAGAGTCACCATTTCTAGGTCCGCCAAACAAAATATGTCTGCCCACCGGTCAGACAAGCGTAGTAACCCTCTGCACTTCCTGCCACAATCACCTGACAGATCACATAAGCCGAACTCTTTAAAATAG
- the tra2a gene encoding transformer-2 protein homolog alpha isoform X2 → MSDAEEPQFEGRESRSPSKSERGSPVQPKTESRSGSPSPSRASKRSESRSRSRSKSRSRSRRHSNRRYSRSRSHSHRKKSRSRSYSPEYRRKRSQSTSPMSNRRRHAGSRSSNSHDTKKDSHSHGDARANPDPNTCLGVFGLSLYTTERDLREVFSRYGPLAGVNVVYDQRTGRSRGFAFVYFEHIDDSKEAMERANGMELDGRRIRVDYSITKRPHTPTPGIYMGRPTHNGGGSSSSGGGGGGGGGGGGGGGGGGGRRRDSYYDRGYDRYDRYDEYDYRYRRRSPSPYYSRYRSRSRSRSYSPRRY, encoded by the exons ATGAGTGATGCCGAGGAGCCACAATTCGAGGGGAGG GAATCCCGCTCACCATCCAAATCGGAGCGGGGCAGTCCTGTCCAACCCAAGACGGAGAGCAGGTCTGGCTCTCCCAGCCCTTCCCGAGCATCCAAACGTTCTGAATCCAGATCCCGATCCCGCTCCAAGTCCAG GTCTCGCTCTCGGCGCCATTCAAATCGCCGCTACAGCCGCTCTCGGTCTCACTCCCACCGGAAGAAGTCCCGTTCTCGCTCCTACAGTCCTGAATACCGACGCAAGCGAAGCCAGAGCACGTCGCCCATGTCTAACCGACGCAGACACGCTGGCAGCCGG AGCTCAAACAGCCATGATACCAAAAAAGACTCGCACAGTCATGGTGACGCCAGG GCAAATCCAGATCCGAACACTTGTCTGGGTGTGTTTGGTCTCAGTCTGTACACAACAGAGCGAGACCTGAGAGAGGTCTTCTCACGTTACGGCCCTTTAGCCGGTGTCAATGTTGTCTACGACCAGCGAACGGGACGCTCTCGTGGTTTTGCCTTCGTTTACTTCGAGCACATTGACGATTCCAAAGAG GCAATGGAGCGGGCTAATGGCATGGAGCTGGATGGAAGGCGCATCAGGGTGGATTATTCCATCACTAAACGTCCACACACACCCACACCAGGCATCTACATGGGTCGGCCCACACA TAACGGAGGAGGGAGCAGCAGCAGCggcggtggtggtggtggtggcggCGGCGGCGGAGGAGGTGGTGGTGGTGGCGGAGGTCGGAGACGAGACTCGTATTACGATCGTGGCTATGACAGATACGACCGTTATGACGAGTATGATTACAGATACAG GAGGCGCTCTCCGTCACCTTATTACAGCCGGTACAGGTCTCGCTCAAGATCTCGCTCCTACAGCCCAC GACGATACTAG
- the tra2a gene encoding transformer-2 protein homolog alpha isoform X1, whose amino-acid sequence MSDAEEPQFEGRESRSPSKSERGSPVQPKTESRSGSPSPSRASKRSESRSRSRSKSRSRSRRHSNRRYSRSRSHSHRKKSRSRSYSPEYRRKRSQSTSPMSNRRRHAGSRSSNSHDTKKDSHSHGDARANPDPNTCLGVFGLSLYTTERDLREVFSRYGPLAGVNVVYDQRTGRSRGFAFVYFEHIDDSKEAMERANGMELDGRRIRVDYSITKRPHTPTPGIYMGRPTHNGGGSSSSGGGGGGGGGGGGGGGGGGGRRRDSYYDRGYDRYDRYDEYDYRYSRRRSPSPYYSRYRSRSRSRSYSPRRY is encoded by the exons ATGAGTGATGCCGAGGAGCCACAATTCGAGGGGAGG GAATCCCGCTCACCATCCAAATCGGAGCGGGGCAGTCCTGTCCAACCCAAGACGGAGAGCAGGTCTGGCTCTCCCAGCCCTTCCCGAGCATCCAAACGTTCTGAATCCAGATCCCGATCCCGCTCCAAGTCCAG GTCTCGCTCTCGGCGCCATTCAAATCGCCGCTACAGCCGCTCTCGGTCTCACTCCCACCGGAAGAAGTCCCGTTCTCGCTCCTACAGTCCTGAATACCGACGCAAGCGAAGCCAGAGCACGTCGCCCATGTCTAACCGACGCAGACACGCTGGCAGCCGG AGCTCAAACAGCCATGATACCAAAAAAGACTCGCACAGTCATGGTGACGCCAGG GCAAATCCAGATCCGAACACTTGTCTGGGTGTGTTTGGTCTCAGTCTGTACACAACAGAGCGAGACCTGAGAGAGGTCTTCTCACGTTACGGCCCTTTAGCCGGTGTCAATGTTGTCTACGACCAGCGAACGGGACGCTCTCGTGGTTTTGCCTTCGTTTACTTCGAGCACATTGACGATTCCAAAGAG GCAATGGAGCGGGCTAATGGCATGGAGCTGGATGGAAGGCGCATCAGGGTGGATTATTCCATCACTAAACGTCCACACACACCCACACCAGGCATCTACATGGGTCGGCCCACACA TAACGGAGGAGGGAGCAGCAGCAGCggcggtggtggtggtggtggcggCGGCGGCGGAGGAGGTGGTGGTGGTGGCGGAGGTCGGAGACGAGACTCGTATTACGATCGTGGCTATGACAGATACGACCGTTATGACGAGTATGATTACAGATACAG CAGGAGGCGCTCTCCGTCACCTTATTACAGCCGGTACAGGTCTCGCTCAAGATCTCGCTCCTACAGCCCAC GACGATACTAG
- the tra2a gene encoding transformer-2 protein homolog alpha isoform X3 yields MNKSESRSPSKSERGSPVQPKTESRSGSPSPSRASKRSESRSRSRSKSRSRSRRHSNRRYSRSRSHSHRKKSRSRSYSPEYRRKRSQSTSPMSNRRRHAGSRSSNSHDTKKDSHSHGDARANPDPNTCLGVFGLSLYTTERDLREVFSRYGPLAGVNVVYDQRTGRSRGFAFVYFEHIDDSKEAMERANGMELDGRRIRVDYSITKRPHTPTPGIYMGRPTHNGGGSSSSGGGGGGGGGGGGGGGGGGGRRRDSYYDRGYDRYDRYDEYDYRYSRRRSPSPYYSRYRSRSRSRSYSPRRY; encoded by the exons ATGAATAAGTCC GAATCCCGCTCACCATCCAAATCGGAGCGGGGCAGTCCTGTCCAACCCAAGACGGAGAGCAGGTCTGGCTCTCCCAGCCCTTCCCGAGCATCCAAACGTTCTGAATCCAGATCCCGATCCCGCTCCAAGTCCAG GTCTCGCTCTCGGCGCCATTCAAATCGCCGCTACAGCCGCTCTCGGTCTCACTCCCACCGGAAGAAGTCCCGTTCTCGCTCCTACAGTCCTGAATACCGACGCAAGCGAAGCCAGAGCACGTCGCCCATGTCTAACCGACGCAGACACGCTGGCAGCCGG AGCTCAAACAGCCATGATACCAAAAAAGACTCGCACAGTCATGGTGACGCCAGG GCAAATCCAGATCCGAACACTTGTCTGGGTGTGTTTGGTCTCAGTCTGTACACAACAGAGCGAGACCTGAGAGAGGTCTTCTCACGTTACGGCCCTTTAGCCGGTGTCAATGTTGTCTACGACCAGCGAACGGGACGCTCTCGTGGTTTTGCCTTCGTTTACTTCGAGCACATTGACGATTCCAAAGAG GCAATGGAGCGGGCTAATGGCATGGAGCTGGATGGAAGGCGCATCAGGGTGGATTATTCCATCACTAAACGTCCACACACACCCACACCAGGCATCTACATGGGTCGGCCCACACA TAACGGAGGAGGGAGCAGCAGCAGCggcggtggtggtggtggtggcggCGGCGGCGGAGGAGGTGGTGGTGGTGGCGGAGGTCGGAGACGAGACTCGTATTACGATCGTGGCTATGACAGATACGACCGTTATGACGAGTATGATTACAGATACAG CAGGAGGCGCTCTCCGTCACCTTATTACAGCCGGTACAGGTCTCGCTCAAGATCTCGCTCCTACAGCCCAC GACGATACTAG